A genomic window from Parasteatoda tepidariorum isolate YZ-2023 chromosome 10, CAS_Ptep_4.0, whole genome shotgun sequence includes:
- the LOC107448965 gene encoding insulin-like produces the protein MALKNLLFLGVAIVCSIVFITAVPRNHNILKRGKKLCGNELVDALHLVCEGIYYDPSSRSSVTTKRNYAYVAENYPGNGYGSLSELEGFAYPQTALDFLGLGQSRSTRGIADECCRSSCSVLQLMSYCGSSGFK, from the exons ATGGCTTTAAAA aatttattatttcttggtGTGGCAATAGTCTGCAGTATCGTGTTTATTACCGCTGTACCAAGAAACCACAATATTCTGAAGCGTGGCAAGAAGCTCTGCGGTAATGAACTTGTTGATGCCCTTCATTTGGTCTGTGAAGGTATATATTATGATCCTTCAAGCAGATCGTCAGTCACAACGAAAAGAAATTATGCATACGTCGCAG AGAACTATCCTGGCAATGGTTATGGATCTTTATCAGAACTCGAAGGATTCGCATACCCGCAAACTGCATTGGACTTTCTTGGGCTTGGGCAATCCAGGAGCACCAGAGGAATTGCTGATGAATGCTGCAGAAGTTCATGCAGCGTATTGCAGCTGATGTCGTACTGCGGCAGCTCGGGTTTCAAATAA